The genome window ATCAACAAGGCAAATTTACACTATCATTAACATCACTCTCCTTCCACTCCcgcatatttttctttattaactGGTGACTATGCAGGAAGGAAGTTTCAGTAAATGACAGTGTTATCCCAAAATAGGTTCTTTCACCCAGTCTGCAAGAGGCCAATCCGCACACATCATCCAGGtatttgatttatttacagATCTCTATAGAAAGATGGATGTGCTGGATGGCAAATCCACAAAGCCAGCACAACTACCAAAACTTTTCACTCTTTATATATTTTGGCAAACAAAGGCATTAATGACCGTTGACTACAAGTTACCTAGTTATCTTTTGAATTAGTATTACGACTTCTATTGGTTAATGAACCTCTCCCTGCTCACACTAATTAGTCTGTATGCTCagtctctctctccttttgagTCAGTGGTTTCTTGGGTCAGTGGCCACGATCGCCCCCTGCcagaattaccttttactcTGTTAGAGCTGATTCAGCACAGTTGCCGAGCTGTCTTTATTAGTTTCTTCCTTACCTTGGGGGTTCTGCCAAATGTCTTTGTGGCCTGTAAATTCTGCATTCTTCGTGACCACTATCTGTGGTACATCCCTCTTCCCAAGCTTTGTTAACCACCCCTGAGGTCACTGAAAAATGCTGATCCCTAAACCTTAACAAGGCAGTTCTACTGTCAAGTAATTAATCTTTCTAACACTTGGACATCACTTGGAGCTTGTTTGTTAGCTCCTGTTTCACAGATTAAACCTCTTTTCTTGTTGGTCAGAGTTGAAAGCACACAACGATCAAACACCAAAGAACACGTTCTCTTAAGAAAACTTTAATAGTTGACATTTTGCGACAACGCTGCCGCTTTACGGCAGCCGCGCTCGTTGCTCGCTTTTCCGGGGCGTTGGCGGTTTTCTGCTTTTACGACAGGGCGCTGCCGTCGCGCGGCGCTGACGCCAAGGGCGCGCCGGAGCTGCGCGCGGCCCTttccccgcccgccgccgccgccgccgccggagccGCTCCCGGATCCGCCGCTGGATCCGCCGCCAtcggggccgcgccggggccgcgcaggtgagggaggagctggggtcGCACCGGAGCCGCTCTCCTGCCGCGCCGGCACCTCCCGCGCGTACCGAgaccccccggccccgccccgccgctcccgccggtTCCGGTGGGGCCGCGTCCCCGCCCCTCCCCGGCACACGCAGCGCCCACCGagacccttccttcctccccggGCCTGGTTGGCGGAGGCGCTTTCCCTTCGCAGTGGCTTGTGCCGAAGCAAGGCTCCAGGTCTCGGTGCCACACCGTGCGGCAGCTGagggtttgagggtttttttcattttttcaccttcagaaaattaaaaaatggcgAAGTTTGTGGCACCCGTGATCCAGGACAACCCCTCCGGCTGGGGCCCGTGTGCTGTGCCCGAGCAGTTCAAGGACATGCCCTACCAGCCCTTCAGCAAAGGAGACCGCCTGGGCAAGGTACCTGTGCCGTGCTGGGCCGTGAGCTCTGGTTCCTTCTGGGCCCCCCTGCACGCTGCCTCCGGTGTTCGCTTTTGTTaccctggctgctcctctggcacCCTTGGCAGTGCGTCCTAACACACTGTGAAcacctggcagggctggcaggcagAGGTGGGAGTCAGAAGGATTAGACCTGGAGCATATGTTGTGTTAATACTCACTTTTGACTGTTTATGCTCGTTCTTAGGTGGCCGATTGGACAGGAGCCACGTACCAGGATAAAAGATACACAAGTACGTGTGGTCTGCTGGCTGTtctggggtttattttctgcaaagttTCCTTCCAAGCGTCATTCCTGCTTTCATGTCTCACACCCACCCTGTAATTACCTGCACGCCTGAGCAAGACAGGCAGCTTACTTTAGGAAGCGTGCTTTACCCTTGGGAGAGTTCTGTGGGGCTCTCCCTGTCCTTGGGGTTTACTCTGGGTTTTTGTACTTCCTTACTACCCGGGCTCATAAGGGAGGTTTGGAGGGGGAGAAGACATGCGGGTGTAAGGCAGGAGTCCCAATTGAGATATCGGACTTAGGTGGAGGGAGCGGGGGAGTGAAAGGGGCAAAGCATCAGGGTTTTTTCTTAGGACCTTGGTGCTGagatgctttgttttatttccagacAAGTACTCGTCACAGTTTGGCGGCGGAAGCCAATATGCCTATTTCCACGAGGAGGACGAGACCAGCTTCCAGCTGGTGGACACGGCCCGGACGCAGAAAACGGCGTACCAGAGGAACCGCATGAGGTTTGCACAGGTAGCGTGTTCTCGGAGACAGGATCAGAGGGGAGCTTCGGCAGCACAGGATTCTTTCCCAATTGAAgtgtcttcctttttctttccatcattTCTGCAGAGGAACCTTCGGAGAGACAAAGACCGTCGGAACATGCTGCAGTTCAGCATGCAGACACTGCCAAAGAGTGCCAAGCAGAAGGAGAGGTGAGGCTGCAGAGACGAGCATACTGAGCTCTGGTTGGAGTGTGTGAACATACTGTTGATGAATTTGCAAACTTATAGTAACAGAATCTGCTGGAGCAAACAGTCAGCAAAGAATTTCAGGATGTTTCGAGTCCAGTGTTCTTCTGGTGTCAGTAGTACTTAAAAGCATGGATTTCAAATTTTTTGCTTGTATTTAGAAAGTAAACGTGGCATTCTAAAGAGAGAATATCCTTtctaaaaaatgcatttcagtctTCAGGTAAAACTGTATAAAGAGCTGCTCAGAGCAAAGAACAGACTTTTAATGCCTTGGGCATCTTGATCAACAGATGGCTCAACAAATGtttcagcagctcagtgccTGAAAGCAGTGTTCCTCTGGTAGTAGTTTGGAAGTGGAGAAGTGGTTGTGGCAAATAGGAATCATGACTTTTCTCACATTTGTCATTTTAGAGATCGTTTGCGCCTACAAAAGAAGTTTCAGAAGCAGTTTGGAGTGAGGCAGAAGTGGGACCAGAAATCACAGGTAGACAAACTGATGGGCATTGTGCCCCCTCTGATGGTTAGGTTTCTTTGGCTGCACTCACAGGGCAGCTCCTCTTACACAAATCCTGATGTGTCTCCATTTCTGTGTACTTGTCCCATCTCTGGCCGCACAGCAGAAACCTCGTGACTCCTCTGTTGAAGTTCGCAGCGATTGGGAGGTGAAGGAGGAGATGGATTTCCCTCGGCTGATGAAAATGCGCTATCTGGAGGTGTCAGAGCCACAGGACATGTGAGTTCCTAAAACAGCCCCTTGCTTGCTCCTTGAAGTCACTGAACTTGTGGAAAGCAGGAGCTCAAGCGTCTCCTGCCTGGTCCAAATGTTCTTATTGAAGTACAAAAGCCAAGGGGAGGTAACAGAACACCAGCAGGCCCTGTGTCGTTCATGGGTGGTGTTATCTGTAGGAGGGGTATCCAGATGGTCCTCTTATCTTTGCAGAGAGTGCTGTGGAGCCCTAGAGTACTATGACAAAGCCTTCGACCGCATTACAACAAGGAACGAGAAGCTCCTGAGGAGCATTAAGCGCATCTTCCATACCGTCACCACTACGGATGACCCAGTTATCCGAAAGGTATCCACCAGTTGGTAAAACTAAGTGTGTGCTGTTGTTAGAGACCAGCTGTCACCGTCAGACCAAAGGGTAAAAGCAAGAAGCATTAGCTGGTACCGGTATTTTTCTTAGGTGGAGGGCAGAGGTAGACTAATGCAGAGTTAGGAACACTGGCCAAGGAAAAGTTAAAATTCTGGAAGGGCAAGCAGACCAGTACTTCAGCTATGTTGGGAAGAAAACTTATGTCAAGAGACCTGATCTTTGGCCTTGGTTTTGGTGGTGAGGAAGGCTCAGACATTTCTCTCTAGTGACCTGATTTGCAGTGAGAAACTGTGCATTTTCTGACAGAATTAACATTTTGTAGTAGTTTCTTACTTTCCCCTTGTGTGGGTGAGGATGGGCCAGGATTGCTGGGTAGTACCTTACGCTTCACTGGCAGTCGATGTGGTACTCACCAGTTCATGTTTCTCAGTCAGAACAGTAGAAGAAGTCAGTGCTCTTGTTTGCTAGCACTTCTCATCCTGCCTAGGGAAGGGGTATCTGTTCTTGTTGCTGAAACACTTCTCTCCTCCTGTATTCACAGCTGGCCAAGACACAAGGGAATGTGTTTGCCACAGATGCCATCCTGGCCACACTGATGAGCTGCACTCGTTCTGTCTATTCCTGGGACATCATTGTCCAGAGAGTTGGATCCAAGCTTTTCTTTGACAAGAGAGACAACTCAGATTTTGGTGAGGAAAAGTCCTGAAAGGAATTTCTGTTGCAGTAGCTAAAGGGTCTAATTTTCTTCATGCTTGTTTGGGTGTCCACACTGAGCCCCCTGAGCAAGCTTATTACTGCAGTATGTGTTATAGCTGTGTGGGGAACTTCAGTATTGATCTGCTCTGATGTGGTGCTAGAAACTCACTAAAGCTGGCATATTTACTCCCCCAAGTATAACCACTTGCATCTGGTTTTCTTCCCAGACCTCCTGACAGTGAGTGAAACAGCCAATGAACCACCACAGGAAGAGGGCAACTCCTTTAATTCTCCACGCAACCTGGCCATGGAAGCTACCTACATCAATCATAACTTCTCCCAGCAGTGTCTGAGGATGGTATGGTGGAACAGTGATGAGTAGTGGGCTCTGTGTTCCAGAGAGTCTCAAGAAGAGACTTCATTAAGGCTGCTTTAATGCAGCACAGAAGCATTTTAATTGACAGTTGTGTTATACCAGTGGTCTTTCAGTTTTGAAAGAGGTGGGATTATTTCTGGTGAGCAGTGTGACTTTGTTGTAGAGAGGTTTTCACCTTGATTTCACAGAGAAGTCATCCTACTCCCGTTGATGATGTAGACAGGTTTGTCAGTATACTTAATGAAGCCTAAGTACCAGTACAAGTACTGCTTATAGTGCTGTGACTAATGCGGGCATGAGGCTTTCATCAGCTGTCTTAATGTTTTGGTGTTTCTCTACATAAGGGAAATCAGCTACTGTTGctgtaaaagaatatttttctagtAGAGGAATGCCGTCTCCTAACATGCTCTGCTGTTTTcatctgcagggaaaggagaaatacaagtttcccaacccaaacccctTTGTGGAGGATGACATGGATAAAAATGAAGTGGCCTCTGTTGCATACAGGTAAGTTGATATTTCTGATGCCCAGGTTTGGCAAGGGGGCAGGATGTCAGTGTGATATGGAGGCAAAATACCTTGGGAGTGTTACTGATATAAGCTTTACCTTGAAAGGGATTCATGGATGACCTCACAGTGAAAAGATAGAGGGGGAAAGGATTTTGCTGAATGCTTATGTGGATCTGGAAGAGAACAAAGGTCAGAAATAACCAGCTGGATTGTTTATTGGCAGGTACCGAAGGTGGAAGCTGGGAGATGATATAGATCTCATTGTCCGCTGTGAACATGATGGAGTGATGACAGGAGCTAATGGAGAAGTGTCATTCATCAACATCAAAACACTGAACGAGTGGGATTCGAGGGTGAGGAAGAAAAGGATCCCCAAGCTAGCTCTAACTGCTTCACTGCTGCCTGACATGCCAGGTACAGCAGGGAAGATGAGACAAACATCTGGTGGTGTTCCCCGGGTGTTACATTCCACTAAGGAGTATAGCTTTGGTGGACAAGCAGTGCTGATGGGATATTCCCCTAAATGTGAGGTAGCTGGCTTGAACCCTCTTGTCTCCCTGGGTGTTCAGCACAGTAGTCAGTCTGTTCTTTATGGTTCTCTTTAGAATTCTTCCTTCACAAACTACTCTTTCTAATCAGTGCCACAAATGTTGAGCAATCCCCGTTGTTTGCATTTCTCCCTTCCCAGTGCAAGAGCTTTCTCTGTAGGCTGCAGTTCACATTCCCTCACATGGTACCATAGGGTAGACAGCTTCCCTGTGTGATGACAAGATGGCTGAAGAgatggctgctgctggcttgtCAGGCTGACCCTGGTTCTGATTCTCCTCTCAGTATTGCAATGGGGTGGACTGGCGCCAGAagctggactctcagagaggggctgTCATTGCCACGGAGCTGAAGAACAACAGCTACAAACTGGCCCGCTGGACATGCTGTGCACTGCTGGCTGGATCAGAGTATCTTAAACTGGGGTAAGGGGGGCAGTTCACATCTAATAACTTCCAGGTGCATTTTCCATTATTAAACTTTGTGTATGACTGAGTGAAGCATTTACAGAACGAGTAATGCTAAAATCACCCAGTGTTTGAGTGGCCAAGAAAGGAAAGCTTGTGGTGAGTGCACCAGCCTTGGTGTAAGCTGCTTCCTCTCAGCATCCAGCTGTGACTGACCCCACACACGAGGGACAGGTGGTCTGTGTGGGCTCTTAGCCTCTCTGCTGTGGTCACCAACAAGGGAAATAAATACAGTGACTGTGGTGCCTGTCAGGAATCTGATCGAGATTCTCAGTGCCCTGTTACTGAGAAATTAGGTGGTGGGGGGAGATATGGCCGCGTCATTTTTTAAACTGTCAGCTTAAAATCAGTTGAGTACTGTAGGTAATGAACAAGAGGCTTTTTGCTAAGTTCTAGTGGTTCTGCAACCCTCAGTTCCATCCACAGACACAGAATTggttcttttccatctttttccttccaaacaACCCAGCTAATCATGCTATTGCTTAATTTTATCTGTGGGGCTAATTCTTCTTTATCTGTTATACCTCTCCATCCAATTTGGGGATTTCCAGGTGCATTGCAGATTGACAGTTTGTAGTCAGGAAATCCTCTTAGCTTTCAGTGTTGGAGTATTAGGATTTTTCagcccagaaaacaaaaataagatgaTCACGCTGCTTTTCTTGCTGGCGTTCTGCTGTCTGGGTGTAATCTCCTGATAACCTCTGGTTTCTTCTTGCCCTCCTAGGTACGTATCCCGTTACCACGTGAAGGATTCTGCCCGCCACGTGATCCTGGGCACACAGCAGTTCAAGCCAAATGAATTTGCCAGCCAGATTAATCTGAGTATAGAGAACGCCTGGGGCATCCTGCGATGCGTCATTGACATCTGCATGAAGCTGGATGAGGGGAAGTACCTCATCCTCAAGGACCCCAACAAGCAGGTGATCCGCATCTACAGTTTGCCTGATGGCACCTTCAGCTCtgatgaagatgaggaggatgaggaggaagaagaggaagaggaaggtttGTAGCATACTTGGTGTTTTATGCTTTTAAGTGATACACTAGTCTGGATGAAAAGGGGTGATATATGATGAAGACCAGAGCTAAGGATCAGATCTGACCAGTGCAATGGCAGGAGAGGAACGAGGCTGGAGAATGGGTGGTCCCAAGGATGGGACTCTGTTGAAAAGGTGTGGGTGACACTGGGAGTACtcagctggaagaaaaacaacGCAGAGTTGGAAATGCGGATGTTGTGCCTCTGTACAGGTACTTGATGAGGACTGATTTTAGCAGGAGTTGGGAGGAGGTCCCAGATCCAGAGCACTGTTTGGCAGAACGAAGCCTGCCAAGAAGTCCTTCATTCAGCAGCCCCAAGGTCTGCAGGAGTGGGTGGCTGCTAGTTTCTGTTGGTACTGGGATATTTTTTGACTGCAGTTTTAGAAATGGCAGTGACTATAAGGTGACACATTTAAAACGCGTGGTGACAGAGCGCAGTTGAGGGAACGTGGTGAAGGCTTTTCCGAAGTGACTCTTGAAGCTGAACAATCACTGGTTAGTCTGGATGCAAGTTTTGGAGGatcagtggtgcccagtggaCAACTGCTACCTTCCCTTTGCTGCCTAAAACCATCTCTGATGCGAGATCTCTGTGTGCTCCACTGACAGTGGAAAACCGTTTATCCTAGACTTCTTGCTTCTGTGATGGGAAAAATATCTCCCGGATTATTTTTAGGCTGTAAACTTatgctggctgctctggatTTTATTATGGAAATGTTAGTTGGGTTGCTGCGTAGTTTGCTCAGGAATGTAAATTGTGTATGACAAGTGTGTGATCGTGGCTGACGGGCAGGTTTGTTGGGAAGCTGGACAGAGGCGAGGAGACAGTTGGAGGTGGGATAAATCTCCCGAAGTggcagttttgattttttgtgttctttgtgCCATTTCCTTGACAGCGAGGGtttcattttggggttttcttcccccagctgcATTCACTtagtctctttttctctttttcagaggAAGAGAGCTGAACCCTGCAACCAGCACCGaggggctgcagtgctggggcagccctgTAACCGGGGTTGGGCTGTGGCTGTacctctgccctggctgtgctgcacatcGATCATAAATGAGGGAAAGCGGAATAAAGTTGATTTTGCCGAGTGCCGGcgctgtttgtgtgtgtgtgtgtgcctggtTCCGCTGCCCCCCGCGGTCAGGGCTCCGTCCCGCGCCTGCCCCTTTAAGGGCCGCCCGCCCCCGGACACGTGGTGCGCGCGCCGCCATGGTGCCGGCGGCGGGAAGCGGCGGTGGCGGCATCACGTGACGCGGGGAGCGCGCCGCCCCCCCTCGCTCGCCCCCGCAGCGGGCGGGAGGCAGCGCCGTgcccgccctgccctgcccgggcggtgcgggaaggaggaaggagcgGAGCGGGAGGAGCGGAGCGGCGGGAGCTCCATGGTGCAGGTGCGGCCCCGGacgggcggcagcggcggcgcgcGTCACGTGCGCCGCGCCTCGTGCGCTGTTTGGCGGGGGCGGGGGCATCGGGGCCGGGACCGTATTGGTGGGGGAGCGAGGGCAGCGCTGGACACCCCATCTCCCATTGGCTGGGGGGGGCTTCCGCCGCCCGTCCCTATTGGCTGGTGGGGCGCAGACGCGCCCGCGACCAGCAGTCCACAGGTGCTGCCCCACCTTGCCACCTGTGTGCTGTGGCGGGGGGCACTGTGCGCCCATTGGCTAGAAGGCCCGGGactcctgctgctgttggccAGCGGGGAGCAGGGCCCCGCCCCAACACCCCACCCTGTGTGGGTCATGGCGGTCGGGTCTGGGCGGCGGTGGGCGAGGGCTGGTGGGGTTGGGGGTCTCCTgtggggaggctgcagccctCGGGGTGACGCCTCCCGGTCATCTTGCCTCCAGAGCCGGCTGCGCCAGTCCCGCCATGGCCCCGGCGGTCTGCGGGACGCTCTTGGGGCTAGCCCTTTACGCCTGCAGCCTGTGCGCCGTGAGTGGTGCCACGTTCCTCTACCACGACTACTGCGTCATCGGGGCCGGCCCCGCAGGCTTGCAGGCGGCCTATTTCCTCCAGCAAGCCGGCCGGGACTACATCGTCTTTGAGCGGAGCCATGCTCCCGGCAGCTTCTTCGCGCTCTACCCCCGGCACCGCAAACTCATCAGCATCAACAAGCAGTACACGGGCAAGTCCAACAGCGAGTTCAACCTCCGCCATGACTGGAATTCGCTTCTCAGCCACGACCGGCGGCTGCTTTTCCGACGCTACTCTCGCGACTTCTTCCCCAACGCTGACACGATGGTGCGTTA of Vidua macroura isolate BioBank_ID:100142 chromosome 5, ASM2450914v1, whole genome shotgun sequence contains these proteins:
- the EIF3D gene encoding eukaryotic translation initiation factor 3 subunit D isoform X1 gives rise to the protein MAKFVAPVIQDNPSGWGPCAVPEQFKDMPYQPFSKGDRLGKVADWTGATYQDKRYTNKYSSQFGGGSQYAYFHEEDETSFQLVDTARTQKTAYQRNRMRFAQRNLRRDKDRRNMLQFSMQTLPKSAKQKERDRLRLQKKFQKQFGVRQKWDQKSQQKPRDSSVEVRSDWEVKEEMDFPRLMKMRYLEVSEPQDIECCGALEYYDKAFDRITTRNEKLLRSIKRIFHTVTTTDDPVIRKLAKTQGNVFATDAILATLMSCTRSVYSWDIIVQRVGSKLFFDKRDNSDFDLLTVSETANEPPQEEGNSFNSPRNLAMEATYINHNFSQQCLRMGKEKYKFPNPNPFVEDDMDKNEVASVAYRYRRWKLGDDIDLIVRCEHDGVMTGANGEVSFINIKTLNEWDSRYCNGVDWRQKLDSQRGAVIATELKNNSYKLARWTCCALLAGSEYLKLGYVSRYHVKDSARHVILGTQQFKPNEFASQINLSIENAWGILRCVIDICMKLDEGKYLILKDPNKQVIRIYSLPDGTFSSDEDEEDEEEEEEEEEEES
- the EIF3D gene encoding eukaryotic translation initiation factor 3 subunit D isoform X3, whose amino-acid sequence is MAKFVAPVIQDNPSGWGPCAVPEQFKDMPYQPFSKGDRLGKVADWTGATYQDKRYTNKYSSQFGGGSQYAYFHEEDETSFQLVDTARTQKTAYQRNRMRFAQRNLRRDKDRRNMLQFSMQTLPKSAKQKERDRLRLQKKFQKQFGVRQKWDQKSQQKPRDSSVEVRSDWEVKEEMDFPRLMKMRYLEVSEPQDIECCGALEYYDKAFDRITTRNEKLLRSIKRIFHTVTTTDDPVIRKLAKTQGNVFATDAILATLMSCTRSVYSWDIIVQRVGSKLFFDKRDNSDFDLLTVSETANEPPQEEGNSFNSPRNLAMEATYINHNFSQQCLRMGKEKYKFPNPNPFVEDDMDKNEVASVAYRYRRWKLGDDIDLIVRCEHDGVMTGANGEVSFINIKTLNEWDSRVRKKRIPKLALTASLLPDMPVLQWGGLAPEAGLSERGCHCHGAEEQQLQTGPLDMLCTAGWIRVS
- the EIF3D gene encoding eukaryotic translation initiation factor 3 subunit D isoform X2, with protein sequence MAKFVAPVIQDNPSGWGPCAVPEQFKDMPYQPFSKGDRLGKVADWTGATYQDKRYTNKYSSQFGGGSQYAYFHEEDETSFQLVDTARTQKTAYQRNRMRFAQRNLRRDKDRRNMLQFSMQTLPKSAKQKERDRLRLQKKFQKQFGVRQKWDQKSQKPRDSSVEVRSDWEVKEEMDFPRLMKMRYLEVSEPQDIECCGALEYYDKAFDRITTRNEKLLRSIKRIFHTVTTTDDPVIRKLAKTQGNVFATDAILATLMSCTRSVYSWDIIVQRVGSKLFFDKRDNSDFDLLTVSETANEPPQEEGNSFNSPRNLAMEATYINHNFSQQCLRMGKEKYKFPNPNPFVEDDMDKNEVASVAYRYRRWKLGDDIDLIVRCEHDGVMTGANGEVSFINIKTLNEWDSRYCNGVDWRQKLDSQRGAVIATELKNNSYKLARWTCCALLAGSEYLKLGYVSRYHVKDSARHVILGTQQFKPNEFASQINLSIENAWGILRCVIDICMKLDEGKYLILKDPNKQVIRIYSLPDGTFSSDEDEEDEEEEEEEEEEES